A region of Massilia sp. WG5 DNA encodes the following proteins:
- a CDS encoding DoxX family protein: MENTNVSLHHYEDLGKLVLRVILAVLILFHGVSKLMGGIGFIVGMVEKAGLPAVFAYGVYVGEVIAPLLILFGVFTRAAALVLVINMIVALLLVHTSQFFMVNQQGGWQLELQGMYLGGALALALLGAGRYSVGGAAGRWN, encoded by the coding sequence ATGGAAAACACAAACGTCTCGCTGCACCACTACGAGGACCTGGGCAAGCTGGTCCTGCGCGTCATCCTCGCCGTCCTGATCCTGTTCCATGGCGTGTCCAAACTGATGGGCGGCATCGGCTTCATTGTCGGCATGGTGGAGAAGGCCGGCCTGCCGGCGGTATTCGCCTACGGCGTCTACGTCGGCGAAGTCATCGCGCCGCTGCTGATCCTGTTCGGTGTCTTCACCCGGGCGGCGGCGCTGGTCCTGGTCATCAATATGATCGTCGCCCTGCTGCTGGTGCATACGAGCCAGTTTTTCATGGTGAACCAGCAGGGCGGCTGGCAGCTCGAACTGCAGGGCATGTACCTGGGCGGCGCACTCGCGCTGGCGCTGCTGGGCGCGGGCCGCTACAGCGTCGGCGGCGCGGCCGGGCGCTGGAACTGA
- a CDS encoding alpha/beta hydrolase, which produces MSDTLNEVLTEPVSGLAYRIRPAPAASAQAPCLLLLHGVGSNETGFIELARQMDPRLTVVLLRGPLVMAPGRFGWFQVRFTPSGPVIDAAQAERSRALLLEFIGRLPDDHGVDPARIWIAGFSQGGIMSASVGLTAPASVAGFGVLSGRILAEVLPQVQHGPALARLEAFVSHGVHDQTLGLHFAQQSRELLTGLGVPLAYSEYAAGHALDGAMIADFQRWLGRQLDMGSAVGGAA; this is translated from the coding sequence ATGAGCGACACATTGAATGAAGTATTGACCGAGCCGGTATCTGGCCTGGCATACCGTATCCGTCCGGCGCCGGCGGCAAGCGCGCAAGCGCCTTGCCTGCTGCTCCTGCACGGCGTCGGTTCGAACGAAACCGGCTTCATCGAACTGGCCCGGCAGATGGATCCGCGCTTGACCGTCGTCCTGCTGCGCGGACCGCTGGTCATGGCGCCGGGGCGCTTCGGCTGGTTCCAGGTGCGCTTCACGCCGTCCGGACCGGTCATCGACGCCGCGCAGGCCGAACGCTCCCGCGCGCTGCTGCTCGAGTTTATCGGCCGCCTGCCGGACGACCATGGCGTCGATCCCGCGCGGATCTGGATCGCCGGCTTCAGTCAGGGCGGCATCATGAGCGCCAGCGTGGGGCTGACGGCGCCCGCGAGCGTCGCCGGCTTCGGTGTGCTGAGCGGCCGCATCCTGGCCGAAGTGCTGCCCCAGGTGCAGCACGGGCCGGCGCTTGCCAGGCTCGAGGCCTTCGTCAGCCATGGCGTGCACGACCAGACGCTGGGCCTCCACTTCGCGCAGCAGTCGCGTGAACTGCTGACCGGGCTCGGCGTGCCGCTGGCTTACAGCGAATATGCCGCCGGCCATGCGCTGGACGGGGCAATGATCGCCGACTTCCAGCGCTGGCTCGGCCGGCAGCTCGACATGGGAAGCGCCGTCGGTGGCGCTGCATGA
- a CDS encoding dioxygenase — protein sequence MSSLPTIFLSHGSPMLALQDSPARRFLQTLGASLARPKAILLVSAHWETRGGPAVSLAQHPETIHDFGGFPRALFEMRYPAPGAPELAERAAALLEAEGIPVGRSPQRGLDHGAWVPLTLMYPEADIPVAQLSIVHGASPAEHERIGRALAALRSEGVLLVGSGSLTHNLYEFRGQGIDAPVPHWVGEFEAWMKARLESGDGAALLDYRRIAPFAAQNHPTEEHLLPLFVAMGAAGPDARTTQLHASFEHGVLAMDAYAFE from the coding sequence ATGTCTTCACTTCCCACCATCTTTCTTTCGCATGGCTCGCCGATGCTGGCGCTGCAGGACAGTCCGGCGCGCCGTTTCCTGCAAACGCTCGGCGCATCCTTGGCGCGCCCGAAGGCCATCCTGCTCGTCTCGGCCCACTGGGAAACCAGGGGAGGTCCCGCGGTTAGCCTGGCGCAGCACCCCGAGACCATCCACGACTTCGGTGGTTTCCCGCGTGCGCTGTTCGAGATGCGCTATCCGGCGCCGGGCGCCCCCGAGCTTGCCGAGCGCGCCGCCGCGCTGCTCGAAGCCGAGGGCATTCCGGTCGGCCGCAGCCCCCAGCGCGGACTCGACCACGGTGCATGGGTGCCGCTGACGCTGATGTATCCGGAGGCGGACATCCCGGTCGCGCAGCTGTCGATCGTGCATGGCGCGAGTCCGGCCGAGCATGAGCGCATCGGGCGCGCGCTGGCCGCGCTGCGCAGCGAAGGCGTGCTGCTGGTCGGCTCGGGATCGCTCACGCATAATCTGTACGAATTCCGCGGCCAGGGCATCGATGCCCCGGTGCCGCACTGGGTCGGCGAATTCGAAGCGTGGATGAAGGCGCGCCTGGAAAGCGGCGATGGCGCCGCGCTGCTGGACTATCGCCGCATCGCGCCGTTCGCGGCGCAGAATCATCCGACCGAAGAACACCTGCTGCCGCTGTTCGTGGCGATGGGCGCGGCCGGACCGGATGCGCGCACGACCCAGCTGCACGCCAGCTTCGAGCATGGCGTGCTGGCGATGGACGCCTATGCCTTCGAATGA
- a CDS encoding LysR family transcriptional regulator, translating into MDRFQEMRVFAAVVEAGSFVGATRALDMSKAAVSRYVGELEERLGVRLLHRTTRKLSPTTEGEIFYTRCRELLDRLSEAEAEAASRSGEATGLLKVNVPVSFGLMHLAPLWPVFLARHPKLSIDITLSDRVADLVEEGFDLAVRIGQLPASSLVGRKLASTRMVLCASPQYLQARGAPRHPEDLLHHDVISYSLFSAGENWSFTGPDGEVSVKVAPRMRTNSGDTCRAAALQHQGIILQPSFIVGADLAAGTLREILPEYRSLELGIHAVYPSRKFVAPKVRLLIDFLVEAFAAPPWEQ; encoded by the coding sequence ATGGACCGGTTCCAGGAAATGAGGGTATTCGCCGCCGTCGTCGAGGCGGGCAGCTTCGTCGGCGCGACGCGGGCGCTGGACATGTCCAAGGCCGCGGTGTCGCGCTACGTGGGCGAGCTGGAAGAGCGGCTCGGCGTCCGTCTGCTGCACCGGACCACGCGCAAGCTGTCGCCGACCACCGAGGGCGAGATCTTCTACACGCGCTGCCGCGAGCTGCTGGACAGGCTTTCGGAGGCCGAGGCCGAAGCGGCTTCGCGCAGCGGCGAGGCGACCGGCCTGCTGAAGGTGAACGTGCCGGTGAGTTTCGGACTGATGCACCTGGCGCCGCTGTGGCCGGTCTTCCTGGCGCGGCATCCGAAGCTGTCGATCGACATCACCCTGTCCGACCGCGTCGCGGACCTGGTCGAGGAAGGCTTCGATCTGGCGGTGCGCATCGGCCAGCTGCCGGCGTCTTCGCTGGTCGGCCGCAAGCTGGCGTCCACCCGGATGGTGCTGTGCGCCTCGCCGCAGTACCTGCAGGCGCGCGGCGCCCCGCGCCATCCGGAAGACCTGCTGCATCACGACGTGATTTCGTACAGCCTGTTTTCGGCGGGTGAGAACTGGAGCTTCACGGGGCCGGACGGCGAGGTGTCGGTGAAGGTGGCGCCGCGCATGCGCACCAACAGCGGCGATACCTGCCGCGCGGCCGCCCTGCAGCACCAGGGGATCATCCTCCAGCCGAGCTTTATCGTCGGCGCCGACCTGGCCGCAGGGACCTTGCGGGAGATCCTGCCCGAATACCGCTCGCTGGAGCTGGGCATCCATGCGGTCTACCCGTCGCGCAAATTCGTCGCGCCGAAGGTGCGCCTGCTGATCGATTTCCTGGTCGAGGCGTTTGCAGCGCCGCCCTGGGAGCAGTGA
- a CDS encoding ABC transporter substrate-binding protein, which yields MTPRILSAFTPAGKLRAAVNLGNPILASKGEDGGVRGVSVDLAGEFARLLGVELELVVVDAAGKSVDVVAAEQADIGFFAIDPVRGANIAFSAPYVLIEGCYLVKDDSPIRANEQVDQAANRVVVGKGSAYDLYLTRSLQHARIERSPTSPTVVDTFLALGAEVAAGVRQQLEADARRFGGLRLLDGRFMVIQQAMGTPKSRGGEAAAFLADFVERMKASGFVADALARHGIEGASVAPAAA from the coding sequence ATGACCCCTCGCATCCTCTCCGCTTTCACGCCGGCCGGCAAGCTGCGCGCCGCCGTCAACCTCGGCAATCCGATCCTCGCCAGCAAAGGCGAAGACGGCGGCGTGCGCGGCGTCTCGGTCGACCTGGCCGGCGAATTCGCGCGCCTGCTGGGGGTGGAACTGGAACTCGTGGTGGTGGATGCGGCGGGCAAGTCGGTCGACGTGGTCGCCGCCGAACAGGCGGACATCGGCTTCTTCGCCATCGATCCGGTGCGCGGCGCGAACATCGCCTTCAGTGCGCCCTATGTGCTGATCGAGGGCTGCTACCTGGTCAAGGACGATTCGCCGATCAGGGCCAACGAGCAAGTCGACCAGGCCGCCAACCGCGTCGTGGTCGGCAAGGGCAGCGCCTACGACCTGTACCTGACGCGCAGCCTGCAGCATGCGCGGATCGAACGCTCGCCGACCTCGCCGACCGTGGTCGACACCTTCCTGGCACTGGGCGCGGAGGTCGCGGCGGGCGTCAGGCAGCAGCTGGAAGCGGATGCGCGGCGCTTCGGCGGCCTGCGCCTGCTCGATGGCCGCTTCATGGTCATCCAGCAGGCCATGGGTACGCCGAAGAGCCGCGGCGGGGAAGCCGCCGCCTTCCTGGCCGACTTCGTCGAGCGCATGAAGGCGAGCGGCTTCGTCGCCGACGCCCTCGCCCGCCACGGCATCGAGGGAGCGTCGGTGGCGCCGGCCGCCGCCTGA
- a CDS encoding LysR family transcriptional regulator encodes MELRHLRYFVAVAEERNFTRAAERLHIAQPPLSRQMQQLEETLGVELIEKGSRPLRLTEAGQFFLAHARPLLDQVRDLKAMTQRVGKLERTLSVGFVASTLYGLLPDIIRRYREQHPEVEVTLQEMTTVDQLKALKEGRIDVGFGRLKSEDPSIRRILLREERMVVALSAGHRLGEREGGIRLTELIHEPLLVYPKAPRPSFADQVLAAFNEANLTPDHVTEVRELQIAIGLVAAGQGISIVPESVQGMRHRNVFYRTLEDKHAFSPILFSVRYMDRSPELQNMLAAVYSVYEDHGIPHVKEAL; translated from the coding sequence ATGGAGCTGAGACATCTTCGTTACTTCGTTGCGGTAGCGGAAGAAAGAAACTTCACGCGGGCGGCCGAGCGCCTGCACATCGCCCAGCCGCCGCTGAGCCGCCAGATGCAGCAACTGGAAGAAACCCTGGGGGTCGAGCTGATCGAAAAGGGGTCGCGGCCCCTGCGCCTGACCGAGGCCGGCCAGTTCTTCCTGGCGCATGCCAGGCCCTTGCTCGACCAGGTGCGCGACCTGAAGGCGATGACCCAGCGGGTCGGGAAGCTGGAGCGCACGCTGTCGGTCGGCTTCGTCGCCTCGACCCTGTACGGCCTGCTGCCGGACATCATCCGGCGCTACCGCGAGCAGCATCCGGAAGTCGAGGTCACGCTGCAGGAGATGACGACGGTCGATCAGCTGAAGGCGCTGAAGGAAGGCCGGATCGACGTCGGCTTCGGGCGCCTGAAGAGCGAGGACCCGAGCATCCGCCGCATCCTGCTGCGCGAGGAAAGGATGGTGGTGGCGCTGTCAGCCGGCCACCGGCTGGGGGAAAGGGAGGGCGGGATCCGGCTGACGGAGCTGATCCACGAGCCGCTGCTGGTGTATCCGAAGGCGCCGCGCCCGAGCTTTGCCGACCAGGTGCTGGCGGCCTTCAACGAGGCCAACCTGACGCCCGACCACGTGACGGAGGTGCGCGAACTGCAGATCGCGATCGGCCTGGTGGCCGCCGGGCAGGGCATCTCGATCGTGCCCGAGAGCGTGCAGGGGATGCGGCACCGGAATGTCTTCTACCGGACGCTGGAGGACAAGCACGCGTTCTCGCCGATCCTGTTCAGCGTGCGCTACATGGACCGCTCGCCGGAACTGCAGAACATGCTGGCGGCCGTGTATTCGGTCTACGAGGACCACGGCATCCCGCACGTCAAGGAAGCGCTGTAG
- a CDS encoding muconate/chloromuconate family cycloisomerase, whose amino-acid sequence MIQHIETFLVDVPTIRPHKLSVATMNTQTLVLVRVRCADGIQGWGEATTIGGLNYGEESPESIKVNIDTHIAPLLIGMDATRPAKAMAKIRKIIQGNRFAKCALETALLDAQARRLNVPLSELLGGRVRDALPVAWTLASGDTAKDIAEAEHMLEIRRHRIFKLKIGLRSVDDDVRHVLEIKRALGDRASVRVDVNQAWNESDSVRGIARLEDGGIDLIEQPVKAYNTAALARLKQRFDVAIMADEALHGPDDAMALARTDAADVFAVKIAQSGGLLPALEVATVARLAGVGLYGGTMLEGGIGTAATAHVCATFAELAWDTELFGPLLLTQEVLREPLVYRDFMLEVPSGPGLGVEIDTDKLRSLQRQ is encoded by the coding sequence ATGATTCAACATATCGAAACCTTTCTGGTCGACGTGCCGACGATCCGGCCCCACAAGCTGTCCGTCGCGACCATGAATACGCAGACCCTGGTGCTGGTACGGGTCCGCTGCGCAGACGGCATCCAGGGCTGGGGCGAAGCCACCACGATCGGCGGCCTGAACTACGGCGAAGAGAGCCCGGAAAGCATCAAGGTCAACATCGACACCCATATCGCTCCGCTGCTGATCGGCATGGACGCGACCCGGCCGGCCAAAGCCATGGCGAAGATCCGCAAGATCATCCAGGGCAACCGCTTCGCCAAGTGCGCGCTCGAGACCGCCCTGCTGGATGCCCAGGCGCGCCGCCTGAACGTCCCGCTGTCGGAACTGCTGGGCGGCCGGGTGCGCGACGCGCTGCCGGTGGCCTGGACCCTGGCCAGCGGCGACACCGCCAAGGACATCGCGGAAGCCGAGCACATGCTGGAGATCCGGCGCCACCGCATCTTCAAGCTGAAGATCGGCCTGCGCAGCGTCGACGACGACGTCCGGCACGTACTGGAAATCAAGCGTGCGCTCGGCGACCGCGCCAGCGTGCGGGTCGACGTCAACCAGGCCTGGAACGAATCGGACTCGGTGCGCGGCATCGCCCGGCTCGAAGACGGCGGCATCGACCTGATCGAGCAGCCGGTCAAGGCGTACAACACCGCCGCGCTGGCCCGCCTCAAGCAGCGCTTCGACGTCGCCATCATGGCCGACGAAGCCCTGCACGGCCCCGACGATGCGATGGCGCTGGCGCGCACCGACGCCGCCGACGTCTTCGCGGTCAAGATCGCCCAGTCCGGCGGCCTGCTGCCGGCGCTGGAAGTCGCGACCGTCGCCCGCCTGGCCGGCGTCGGCCTGTACGGCGGGACCATGCTCGAAGGCGGCATCGGCACCGCGGCCACCGCCCACGTCTGCGCGACCTTCGCCGAGCTGGCCTGGGACACCGAACTGTTCGGCCCCCTGCTGCTGACCCAGGAAGTGCTGCGCGAACCCCTGGTCTACCGCGACTTCATGCTCGAAGTGCCGAGCGGTCCGGGCCTGGGCGTCGAAATCGATACCGACAAGCTGCGCAGTCTGCAGCGTCAATAA
- the catC gene encoding muconolactone Delta-isomerase, whose protein sequence is MLFHVRMNVNLPVSMPADQAARLKQDEKALAQQLQYDGKWRHLWRIAGQYANVSIFDVDSVDELHTLLTSLPLFPYMQIEVMPLCRHPSSIRSTDQ, encoded by the coding sequence ATGTTGTTCCATGTACGAATGAACGTCAATTTGCCGGTATCGATGCCGGCCGACCAGGCGGCGCGCCTGAAGCAGGACGAGAAGGCTCTCGCCCAGCAGCTGCAATACGATGGCAAGTGGCGCCACCTGTGGCGCATCGCCGGGCAGTACGCCAACGTCAGCATCTTCGACGTCGACAGCGTCGACGAGCTGCACACGCTGCTGACCTCTCTTCCGCTGTTCCCCTACATGCAGATCGAAGTGATGCCGCTGTGCCGCCATCCGTCCTCGATCCGCAGCACCGACCAATAA
- the catA gene encoding catechol 1,2-dioxygenase, producing the protein MNHADIETLAKNWVVDAADRPANPRVQQVVLRLLGDLCKAIEDLDISPTEFWHGVSYMSAAGAAGELGLLAAGLGLERFLDIRADEAEQKAGLEGGTPRTIEGPLYVAGAPESVGFARLDDGSEEDKGEVLFMQGTVFDQDGKPMPGAKVEVWHANLLGNYSFFDQTQSPFNLRRSIVTDDQGRYQFRSIIPVGYGCPPDGTTQALLNQLGRHGQRPAHIHFFVSAPGHRKLTTQINIDGDEYLWDDFAFASREGLVPPIARIDDPAQLDAKRVAKPFASIDFDFRLYRETEAAPSTLVDRVRAAA; encoded by the coding sequence ATGAATCACGCAGATATCGAAACCCTGGCCAAAAACTGGGTCGTGGACGCCGCCGACCGCCCCGCCAACCCGCGCGTGCAGCAAGTCGTGCTGCGCCTGCTGGGCGACCTTTGCAAGGCGATCGAAGACCTCGACATCAGCCCGACCGAATTCTGGCACGGCGTCTCGTACATGTCGGCCGCCGGCGCCGCCGGCGAACTGGGCCTGCTGGCCGCCGGCCTGGGCCTGGAGCGCTTCCTCGACATCCGCGCCGACGAGGCCGAGCAGAAGGCCGGCCTGGAAGGCGGCACGCCGCGCACCATCGAAGGCCCGCTGTACGTGGCCGGCGCACCGGAAAGCGTGGGCTTCGCCCGCCTCGACGACGGCAGCGAAGAAGACAAGGGCGAAGTCCTGTTCATGCAGGGCACCGTGTTCGACCAGGACGGCAAGCCGATGCCGGGCGCCAAGGTCGAGGTCTGGCACGCCAACCTGCTGGGCAACTACTCCTTCTTCGACCAGACCCAGTCGCCGTTCAACCTGCGCCGCAGCATCGTCACCGACGACCAGGGCCGCTACCAGTTCCGCTCGATCATCCCGGTCGGCTACGGTTGCCCGCCGGACGGCACCACCCAGGCGCTGCTGAACCAACTGGGCCGCCACGGCCAGCGCCCGGCGCACATCCACTTCTTCGTCAGCGCGCCGGGTCACCGCAAGCTGACCACCCAGATCAATATCGACGGCGACGAATACCTGTGGGACGACTTCGCCTTCGCCAGCCGCGAAGGCCTGGTGCCGCCGATCGCCCGCATCGACGATCCGGCCCAGCTCGACGCCAAGCGCGTCGCCAAGCCCTTCGCCTCGATCGACTTCGACTTCCGCCTGTACCGCGAGACCGAAGCCGCGCCGAGCACCCTGGTCGACCGCGTGCGCGCCGCCGCCTGA
- the benA gene encoding benzoate 1,2-dioxygenase large subunit codes for MTTIPIVPVDAFKPKSLDDYLVEDAATGDHRLHRSAFTDEALFELEMKHIFEGNWVYLAHESQVANVNDYYTTHIGRQPVFIARNRNGELNAFVNACSHRGAQLCRHKRGNKASFTCPFHGWTFNNSGKLLKVKDPAEAGYPECFNKEGSHDLKKLARFGSYKGFLFGSLNPDVAPLEEFLGEAGKIIDMIVNQSPEGLEVLRGSSTYTYEGNWKLQAENGADGYHVTAVHWNYAATTNRRKEEHSHGEDKIRAMDAGNWGRQGGGFYAFEQGHMLLWSQWANPEDRPNFARHAEYAEKYGKPTADWMVGRSRNLCLYPNVYLMDQFSSQIRVLRPLAVDKTEVTIYCIAPKGESAEARAHRIRQYEDFFNVSGMATPDDLEEFRACQQGYQGGAMQWNDMCRGAGHWIQGADEAAKDIGLAPVMSGVRTEDEGLYTVQHRYWLDVMKQAFAHKQASAAQAQAQGETK; via the coding sequence ATGACGACCATCCCCATCGTTCCGGTCGACGCCTTCAAGCCGAAAAGCCTCGACGACTACCTGGTCGAGGATGCGGCCACCGGCGACCACCGCCTGCACCGCAGCGCCTTCACCGACGAGGCCCTGTTCGAACTCGAGATGAAGCACATCTTCGAGGGCAACTGGGTCTACCTGGCGCACGAGAGCCAGGTCGCGAATGTCAACGATTACTACACGACCCACATCGGCCGCCAGCCGGTGTTCATCGCCCGTAACCGCAACGGCGAACTGAACGCCTTCGTGAATGCCTGCAGCCACCGCGGCGCCCAGCTGTGCCGCCACAAGCGCGGCAACAAGGCGAGCTTCACCTGCCCCTTCCACGGCTGGACCTTCAACAACAGCGGCAAGCTGCTGAAGGTGAAGGACCCCGCGGAGGCCGGCTATCCGGAGTGCTTCAACAAGGAAGGCTCGCACGACCTCAAGAAGCTGGCGCGCTTCGGCAGCTACAAGGGCTTCCTGTTCGGCAGCCTGAACCCGGACGTGGCGCCGCTCGAGGAATTCCTGGGCGAGGCCGGCAAGATCATCGACATGATCGTCAACCAGTCGCCCGAAGGCCTGGAAGTGCTGCGCGGCTCCTCGACCTACACCTACGAGGGCAACTGGAAGCTGCAGGCCGAGAACGGCGCCGACGGCTACCACGTGACCGCGGTGCACTGGAACTACGCGGCCACCACCAACCGCCGCAAGGAAGAGCACTCGCACGGCGAGGACAAGATCCGCGCCATGGACGCCGGCAACTGGGGACGCCAGGGCGGCGGCTTCTACGCCTTCGAGCAGGGCCACATGCTGCTGTGGTCGCAGTGGGCGAATCCCGAAGACCGGCCGAACTTTGCACGCCATGCGGAATACGCCGAGAAGTACGGCAAGCCGACCGCCGACTGGATGGTGGGACGCTCGCGCAACCTGTGCCTGTACCCGAACGTCTACCTGATGGACCAGTTCAGCTCCCAGATCCGCGTGTTGCGCCCGCTGGCGGTCGACAAGACCGAGGTGACGATCTACTGCATCGCACCGAAAGGCGAGTCGGCGGAGGCGCGCGCCCACCGCATCCGCCAGTACGAGGACTTCTTCAACGTCAGCGGCATGGCGACGCCGGACGACCTGGAAGAATTCCGCGCCTGCCAGCAGGGCTACCAGGGCGGGGCCATGCAGTGGAACGATATGTGCCGCGGCGCCGGCCACTGGATCCAGGGCGCGGACGAGGCGGCCAAGGACATCGGCCTGGCGCCCGTGATGAGCGGCGTACGCACCGAGGACGAAGGCCTGTACACGGTGCAACACCGCTACTGGCTGGACGTGATGAAGCAGGCCTTCGCGCACAAGCAGGCATCGGCAGCACAAGCACAAGCGCAGGGAGAAACGAAATGA
- the benB gene encoding benzoate 1,2-dioxygenase small subunit, whose product MNAAVNVIAMQDILAFLYREARLLDDEQWDDWLECYAPDARFWMPSWDDDGTLVQDPEREISLIFYPSRQGLEDRVFRIKTERSSATIPDTRTSHNIANVELEKVEGAVHTVRFNWHTLSHRYHTNYSYFGMSRYVIDFSGPQPKILDKYVVLKNDYINQVIDIYHI is encoded by the coding sequence ATGAACGCCGCCGTGAACGTGATCGCGATGCAGGACATCCTCGCCTTCCTCTACCGTGAGGCGCGCCTGCTGGACGACGAGCAGTGGGACGACTGGCTGGAGTGCTACGCGCCGGACGCGCGCTTCTGGATGCCGTCCTGGGACGACGACGGCACCCTGGTGCAGGACCCTGAGCGCGAGATCTCGCTGATCTTCTATCCGAGCCGCCAGGGACTGGAAGACCGCGTGTTCCGCATCAAGACCGAGCGCTCCAGCGCGACCATTCCGGACACCCGCACCAGCCACAACATCGCCAACGTCGAGCTGGAAAAGGTCGAGGGGGCGGTCCACACGGTGCGCTTCAACTGGCACACGCTGAGCCACCGTTACCACACGAATTACAGCTATTTCGGCATGTCGCGCTACGTGATCGATTTTTCCGGTCCGCAGCCGAAGATCCTGGACAAGTATGTCGTACTGAAGAACGACTACATCAACCAGGTCATCGACATCTATCACATTTAA
- the benC gene encoding benzoate 1,2-dioxygenase electron transfer component BenC, protein MSHTIALQFEDGVTRFISCNPNEKLSDAAYRQKVNIPLDCRDGACGTCRGHCESGQYDMPPDSYIEDALEEKDAAAGYVLACQMRPTSDCVVRIPATSAACKTGVNDFPGKLAGVEQLSSSTIRFSVALDDPEQLDFLPGQYVNVTVPGTDQTRSYSFSSAPGAPHASFVVRNVPNGLMSSWLSGQAQPGQPISFTGPYGSFYLRPVQRPVLMLAGGTGIAPFLAMLDVLAAKGFAHPVRLVYAVTHDHDLVGLEQLDRIAASHPQFEYVTCVSSEASSHPRKGYATAHVDPAWMNGGDVDVYLCGPVPMVEAVRGWLGSTGMSPHSFLFEKFSATSTAGAAA, encoded by the coding sequence ATGAGCCATACGATCGCACTGCAGTTCGAAGACGGCGTCACGCGCTTCATCAGCTGCAATCCCAACGAAAAACTGTCCGACGCGGCATACCGCCAGAAGGTCAACATCCCCCTGGACTGCCGCGACGGCGCCTGCGGCACCTGCCGCGGCCACTGCGAGTCCGGGCAATACGATATGCCGCCCGACAGCTACATCGAGGATGCGCTGGAAGAGAAGGACGCGGCCGCCGGCTATGTCCTGGCCTGTCAGATGCGTCCCACCTCGGACTGCGTGGTCCGCATCCCGGCGACCTCCGCCGCCTGCAAGACCGGCGTGAACGACTTCCCCGGCAAGCTCGCCGGGGTCGAGCAGCTGTCGTCCTCGACCATCCGCTTCTCGGTGGCGCTGGACGACCCCGAGCAGCTGGACTTCCTGCCGGGCCAGTACGTGAACGTGACGGTGCCCGGCACCGACCAGACCCGCTCCTACTCGTTCAGCTCCGCCCCCGGCGCCCCGCATGCCAGCTTCGTGGTGCGCAACGTGCCGAACGGCCTGATGAGCAGCTGGCTGAGCGGCCAGGCGCAGCCGGGCCAGCCGATCTCCTTCACGGGTCCCTACGGCAGCTTCTACCTGCGCCCCGTGCAGCGTCCGGTCCTGATGCTGGCGGGCGGCACCGGCATCGCGCCCTTCCTGGCCATGCTGGACGTGCTTGCCGCTAAGGGCTTCGCCCATCCGGTGCGCCTGGTGTACGCGGTCACCCACGACCACGACCTGGTCGGGCTGGAGCAGCTGGATCGCATCGCGGCCAGCCATCCGCAGTTCGAGTACGTGACCTGCGTGTCGAGCGAGGCCAGCAGCCATCCGCGCAAGGGCTACGCCACCGCCCACGTCGATCCGGCCTGGATGAACGGCGGCGACGTCGACGTCTACCTGTGCGGCCCGGTGCCGATGGTCGAGGCGGTGCGCGGCTGGCTGGGCAGCACCGGCATGAGTCCCCACAGCTTCCTCTTCGAGAAGTTTTCCGCCACCAGCACAGCAGGAGCCGCAGCATGA